The Mesoterricola silvestris sequence CACCGGGGCCACTCCATGATCCACCTGGACGAACTGGACCGCCTGGCCTCCACCCAGACCGGCCCCACGGTGTGCATGCACTGCGAGGACCCCATCTGCGCCATGTCCTGCCCCGCCGACGCCATCAAGCGCACCGAGGACGGGGTGGTGCACGCCAGCCAGAAGCCCCGGTGCGTGGCCTGCCAGAACTGCGAGCTGAGCTGCCCCTTCGGGGTGCCCATCGTGCTTCCCGGGCTGGAGCAGATGCTCAAATGCGACCTGTGCTACGACCGCAGCTCCATCGGCCTCAAGCCCATGTGCGCCACGGTCTGCCCCAGCCAGGCCCTGCTCTTCGCGCCCCGGCACGAGGTGGCCGCCATGCGCGGTTCCAGACCCCTGCGGGAGTTCGTCATCGGCGGGCTGCGCATCCGAACCCGCAACGCGATCATGGTGCCGGACCCGGAGGTTCCCCTGAACCTGGACGCCTCGATCCTCATGGAAGGAGGCCTCTGATGCCCGGCTGGAAATCCCTATTCCCCGTGGACCTGGCCGAGGAGGGCAGGCTCTCCCGGCGCGAGTTCGCGCGGTTCCTGGCCCTGGTGAGCGCGGGCTTCACCGGCGGCATCGGGTACCTGGCACTGCGGAAGAAGCCCCTGGACGGCGCCCCCGCGGATTCCACGATGGAGGTCAAGGTCTGCCGCGCCGGGGACGTGGCCCCCGGCAACAGCTTCCTGTTCACCTACCGGGACCCCCAGGACCGCTGCATCCTGGTGCGCACCCCCGGGGACCAGTGGCGCGCCTACCGCCAGACCTGCACCCACCTGGGCTGCGCGGTGCGGTGGGACGGCAGGGGCCTGGAGTGCCCCTGCCACAACGGCCGCTTCGAGGTGGAGCAGGGCTTCCCCACGGCGGGCCCCCCCACGCGGCCCCTGTCGCGGCTCCGGGTGGAGGAGCGGGACGGGGACATCTGGGTGGTGGGCGACCTGCCCAAGCCCGGGGAAGGGAGCCCGGCATGAACCGCTCCGTCTTCACCGGCGCCGCCCTGGCCGTGGTGCTCCTGGTGGTGCTCATCCAGGCCTACCTCTTCGAGACCGTCCTGGGGGCGGTCCTGGACGGGTCCAGGGGGATGCTCCCGGGGGCCTTCCTCGTCTCCCTCGCCCTGACCGCCGTGGCCCTGGTGCTGGCCTTCAAGGCCAAGGACCTGGACAACCGCAACTGACCTTCTCCCCGCGCCGGGAAGAGCATAGGAGAACGAATGCCGAAAATCGCATCCTGGGATCCGGAGGATCCCGTCGCCTGGGAGGCCGGGAACCGGTCCGTGGCCTGGCGGAATCTCGCGGTCTCCATCCCGGCCCTGCTCGTGGCCTTCTCGGTGTGGATGTTCTGGTCCATCCTCGCGGTGCGCATGAGGGACGCGGGGTTCCCGTTCTCGCCCGCGCAACTCTTCACGCTCATCAGCATCGCGGGGCTCTCGGGGGCCACCCTGCGGATTCCCAGCGCCTTCCTGGTGCCCCTGGCGGGGGGGAGGAACACGGTCGCCGTGACCACGGGGCTGCTGGTGGTGCCGGCCCTGGGGGCGGGGCTGGCGCTGAGGGACGTGCATACGCCGTTTTCCACCTTCGCCGTCCTGGCGACGCTCTCGGGCATCGGCGGGGGGAACTTCGCCTCCAGCATGGCCAACGTGCCGGGGTTCTTCCCGAAGCGGCTGGCGGGGACGGCCCTGGGGCTCAACGGAGGGCTGGGGAACCTGGGGGTCAGCGTCATGCAGCTGGTGATCCCGTCCATCATCGGCGTGGGCCTGTTCGGGGCCCTGGGGGGGAGGCCTCCCCTCTACCTGGCCAACGGGGCCCTGGTGTGGGTGCCGGTGCTGGTGCTCCTCACGGGGGCCGCGTGGGCGTTCATGGACAACCTGCCGGGGCAGGACGCCGAGCCCCTGGGGCCGGCCCTCCTCCGGATCCTGGGGCTGCACGCGCTGGGGCTGGCGGTGTCGGCGGCGGGGGTGTGGCTGCTGCTGGCCTTCAGGCTGGGCCTGGGGGCCCAAGTGGGGGTGCTGCTGGGGACCATCCTGGCCTCCCTGGGGCTGCTCAAGCTCATCCCGGGGCGGGTGCGGGAGCGGCTCAGGACCCAGTTCGCGCTGTTCCGCAAGCCGGACACCTGGGGGCTGACGGTGCTGTACCTGGGCACCTTCGGCAGCTTCATCGGTTTCAGCGGGGCCCTGCCCCTCCTCATCAACGTGGTCTTCGGCCGGCTCCCGAACGGCCTGGTGAACGCCCACGCGCCCCGGGCCATGGCCTACGCCTGGCTGGGGCCCCTGGTGGGCAGCCTCTTCCGGCCCGTGGGCGGTTGGCTGGCCGACAAATGGAAGGGCAGCCACGTGGCCCAGCTCTCCTTCGTGCTCATGGCCCTGGGGGCCCTGGGCGTGGCGCGCTGCGTGGTGCTGGCCCAGGGGGCCCCCGCCCCCGAGGCCTTCTTCCCGCCCTTCCTGGGCCTCTTCCTCCTGCTCTTCGTGGCCACGGGCCTGGGCAACGGGGCCGTGTTCCAGATGGCGCCCCACGTCACCGAACCCGGCATGGCCGCGCCCACCGTGGGCTGGATCTCGGCCATCGCCGCCTACGGCAGCTTCCTGGTGCCGGCGATCTTCCGGATCCAGGTGGACGCGGGCGCGCCCCAGCGCGCCCTGCACCTGTTCACGGCCTTCTACGCCGGGTGCGTCCTGCTCAACGCCTGGAGATACGCACGGCGGCGCTAAAAATGGGCATAATGGCAGGCACCCCCAGGGCGTAGGCCGCCCGGGGCGCCCGAAATGCCCGGAGCACGACCATGACAACCTTGAACAAGCGCCTGGTGGAGGCCCCCTACCCCGTCGTGGGTCTCACGGGGGGCATCGCCGCCGGCAAGACCTATGCATCCAAGCGCCTGAAAGTCCTGGGCTGGGAGATCATCAACGCCGACCAGGTGGCCCGCGAGGTGGTGGAGCCCGGCACCCCGGGCCTGGCCGCCCTGGTGCAGGCCTTCGGCGCGGGCATCCTGGGCGAGGCCGGCACCCTGGACCGGGAGAAGATGGCCGGACTGGTGTTCTCCGATCCCGCCAACCGGGAGCGGGTGGAGGCCATCCTCCACCCCCTCATCGAGACCCGGCTTTCGGACAAGCTGCGCGCGCTGCCCGCCGACGTCAAGGGCGTGGTGCTGGACGCGGCCCTGTGGGTGGAGCGGGGGCAGGCCCACATCTTCGACGCCCTGTGGGTGGTGGACGCCCCGGAGGAGATCCGCCTCAAGCGCCTCATGGAGCGCGACGGCCTGGACACGGCCCGGGCCATGGACCGCATCTACGCCCAGAGCGCCGGGGCCGAGAAGCTCCTGCACGCCGACCAGGTCTTCCACAACGACGGCCGCGACCTGGACGAGTCCCTGCACCGGGCCGAGGAGAACCTCCTGGCCCACTGGAAGACCGCCCGCAGCCGCAAGTGGCGCCCGCCCATGGCGGCCCCCTTCGACCCCGCCCAGCTGCGCGCCGTCCTGGAGGCCCTGCTGGGCCGGGGCGGCGACTACGGGGAGATCTTCGTGGAGCACCGCCGCGCCTGCGGCCTGGGCATGGACGACGGGCGCATGGAGGACGTGGCCGCGGGCGAGACCTTCGGCGTGGGCCTGCGGCTCATGGACGGGGAGACCACCCGGTTCGCCGACCTCATCGCCCCCACCGCCGAGGAGCTGCTGGACGCGGCCCACACCCTGGCCGCCCCCGGCGCCGGGGTGGCCGCGGAGATCCCCGAGCTGGTCCCCCAGCTCCTGCCCAAGCCCAGCCCCATCGAGCGGGAACCCACCGCGGTGCCCCTGCCCGAGAAGGTCGACCTGGTGCGCCGGGCCGAGTACATCGCCCGCCGGCGCGCGGAGGCCCTGCGTCCCGGCGCCCTGCGCCAGGTGGCCGTGGGCTACGGGGACAGCACCCAGAGCGTGTGGATCGCCTCCGCCGAGCGCGTGGACGGGGCCTGGAGCGCCACCCTCACCGAGGACCGCCGCATCCAGAGCGTCCTGCGCGTCAACGTCACCGCCGGGGCCGGGGACCTGCTCCAGACCGGGTACCAGGCCCTGGGCCAGACCCGGGGCTTCGAGCTGTTCCACTCCCAGGAGGTGGAGCGCACGGTGCACGAGGCGGTGCGCCTGGCCATCCAGGCCCTGGACGCCCAGCCCGCCCCCGCCGGCACCTTCCCCGTGATCCTCTCCTCCTCCGCGGGGGGCACCATGATCCACGAGGCCTGCGGCCACGGACTGGAGGCCGACCTGGCCCTGGCCGGGGTGAGCGCCTTCTCCGGCAAGCTGGGCCAGAAGGTGGCCGCCGACTCCGTCACGATCATCGACGACGGCACCCTGCCCCACAAGCGCGGGTCCTCGGCCTGCGACGACGAGGGCCGCGCCGCCCAGCGGGTGGTGCTCATCGAGAACGGCGTGCTCAAGTCCTACCTCCAGTCCCGCAAGACCGCCCGCAGGATGGGCGTGGAGCCCACGGGCAACGGCCGCCGGGAGAACTACCGCCACATCCCCATCCCCCGCATGCGCAACACCTTCCTGGCCCCGGGCCAGGAGGACCCCCAGGCCATCCTCAAGGACCTGGACCGGGGGCTCCTGGTCAAGCACATGGGCGGAGGCCAGGTGGACACGGTCACGGGCAACTTCGTCTTCCAGGTCACCGAAGGGTACTGGGTGGAAGGCGGCGTCGTGCGCCACCCCGTGCGCAACGCCACCCTCACGGGCTGCGGGCCCACGGTGCTCAAGGAGATCACCCGCATCGGGCGGGACCTGGACCACTTCGACATCGGCACCTGCGGCAAGGACGGCCAGGGCGTTCCCGTCTCGGACGCCCTGCCCACCATCCTCTGCCCCGCCCTGGTGGTGGGCGGCACCGCCGAACCCTTTCCCAGCGTCATCTAGGAGCGTCCATGGTTTCGCGTCTGAAGCTCCAGCTGGGCGACATCACGGCCATGGACACCGAGGCGGTGGTGAACTCCACTGACGAGACCCTGGCGGCGGGGGGCCCCGTGCACGTGGCCATCCACCGCGCCGCGGGCCCCGGCCTGGAGGCCGAATGCCAGGGGGTGGGCGACTGCCCCCCGGGCGAGGCCCGCCTGACCGGGGGCCACAACCTGGCCTCCCCCTACGTCATCCACACCGTCGCCCCCACCTGGCAGGACGGCGGCGGCGCCGAGACCGAGATCCTGGCCTCCTGCTACGTGAGCGCCCTCACCCTGGCCAAGGCCCACGGCATCCGGTCCGTGGCCTTCCCCAGCATCGGCTCCGGCATCCAGCCCCAGATCCCCCTGGAGGTGGCCGCCCCGGTGGCCGTGAAGGCGATCCTGGGCTTCCTGGACGCCAACGAGCTCCCCGCCCAGGTCTTCATGGTCTGCTTCAACGCCCAGACCTACCAGGCCCACCAGAAAGCCCTCAAAGAGGCCCTACCCTGATGACCGATCCCGCCCTGTTCCAGTCCTACATTTCCGATTCCCTCGAGGAGCGGCTCCAGGCCGGCATCCGCTCCGCCCTGGCCCTGGGGGCCGAAGGGGCCGAGGCCTTCGTG is a genomic window containing:
- the coaE gene encoding dephospho-CoA kinase (Dephospho-CoA kinase (CoaE) performs the final step in coenzyme A biosynthesis.), translated to MTTLNKRLVEAPYPVVGLTGGIAAGKTYASKRLKVLGWEIINADQVAREVVEPGTPGLAALVQAFGAGILGEAGTLDREKMAGLVFSDPANRERVEAILHPLIETRLSDKLRALPADVKGVVLDAALWVERGQAHIFDALWVVDAPEEIRLKRLMERDGLDTARAMDRIYAQSAGAEKLLHADQVFHNDGRDLDESLHRAEENLLAHWKTARSRKWRPPMAAPFDPAQLRAVLEALLGRGGDYGEIFVEHRRACGLGMDDGRMEDVAAGETFGVGLRLMDGETTRFADLIAPTAEELLDAAHTLAAPGAGVAAEIPELVPQLLPKPSPIEREPTAVPLPEKVDLVRRAEYIARRRAEALRPGALRQVAVGYGDSTQSVWIASAERVDGAWSATLTEDRRIQSVLRVNVTAGAGDLLQTGYQALGQTRGFELFHSQEVERTVHEAVRLAIQALDAQPAPAGTFPVILSSSAGGTMIHEACGHGLEADLALAGVSAFSGKLGQKVAADSVTIIDDGTLPHKRGSSACDDEGRAAQRVVLIENGVLKSYLQSRKTARRMGVEPTGNGRRENYRHIPIPRMRNTFLAPGQEDPQAILKDLDRGLLVKHMGGGQVDTVTGNFVFQVTEGYWVEGGVVRHPVRNATLTGCGPTVLKEITRIGRDLDHFDIGTCGKDGQGVPVSDALPTILCPALVVGGTAEPFPSVI
- a CDS encoding macro domain-containing protein, producing MVSRLKLQLGDITAMDTEAVVNSTDETLAAGGPVHVAIHRAAGPGLEAECQGVGDCPPGEARLTGGHNLASPYVIHTVAPTWQDGGGAETEILASCYVSALTLAKAHGIRSVAFPSIGSGIQPQIPLEVAAPVAVKAILGFLDANELPAQVFMVCFNAQTYQAHQKALKEALP
- a CDS encoding DUF6755 family protein, with protein sequence MNRSVFTGAALAVVLLVVLIQAYLFETVLGAVLDGSRGMLPGAFLVSLALTAVALVLAFKAKDLDNRN
- a CDS encoding QcrA and Rieske domain-containing protein; the protein is MPGWKSLFPVDLAEEGRLSRREFARFLALVSAGFTGGIGYLALRKKPLDGAPADSTMEVKVCRAGDVAPGNSFLFTYRDPQDRCILVRTPGDQWRAYRQTCTHLGCAVRWDGRGLECPCHNGRFEVEQGFPTAGPPTRPLSRLRVEERDGDIWVVGDLPKPGEGSPA
- a CDS encoding 4Fe-4S dicluster domain-containing protein, whose product is MVSEEFGFFIDPQRCIGCRSCVAACAECGTHRGHSMIHLDELDRLASTQTGPTVCMHCEDPICAMSCPADAIKRTEDGVVHASQKPRCVACQNCELSCPFGVPIVLPGLEQMLKCDLCYDRSSIGLKPMCATVCPSQALLFAPRHEVAAMRGSRPLREFVIGGLRIRTRNAIMVPDPEVPLNLDASILMEGGL
- a CDS encoding MFS transporter gives rise to the protein MPKIASWDPEDPVAWEAGNRSVAWRNLAVSIPALLVAFSVWMFWSILAVRMRDAGFPFSPAQLFTLISIAGLSGATLRIPSAFLVPLAGGRNTVAVTTGLLVVPALGAGLALRDVHTPFSTFAVLATLSGIGGGNFASSMANVPGFFPKRLAGTALGLNGGLGNLGVSVMQLVIPSIIGVGLFGALGGRPPLYLANGALVWVPVLVLLTGAAWAFMDNLPGQDAEPLGPALLRILGLHALGLAVSAAGVWLLLAFRLGLGAQVGVLLGTILASLGLLKLIPGRVRERLRTQFALFRKPDTWGLTVLYLGTFGSFIGFSGALPLLINVVFGRLPNGLVNAHAPRAMAYAWLGPLVGSLFRPVGGWLADKWKGSHVAQLSFVLMALGALGVARCVVLAQGAPAPEAFFPPFLGLFLLLFVATGLGNGAVFQMAPHVTEPGMAAPTVGWISAIAAYGSFLVPAIFRIQVDAGAPQRALHLFTAFYAGCVLLNAWRYARRR